The stretch of DNA CGCAGAATGGAATTACTACTTTTAAAGTCTACACAAACAAAGAATATATCCATTGAATTACAGAACCATGAGTGTCAGCACAGTCGAAATATATAATCAATTATATCTCTTAAAAAGGATCAAATAAAAGACTTGGCGCAGTAAGCAGTATTTCTGTTTGTCATGTGCACCGCAGTTAAAAAAGAAACTTCCGAAGACTAAGAACTTTAAGCAGGCCAGTGAGACTGGACCGACATACCCATCACTCTATCAGAGGCCAACAATTGACAGAAAGAAAATAACGGTGGAATTGTAAGTTAATGAGCATAATTTTCAAGTGCATAACACAAGCAAAATTGTAGAAGCTTCCTGGAACTAGATACATATTTCTGTGGCTAAAATAAACTGGCTTAGTAATTCCAAAGGATAATTAAAGCTTCATGAAGACATGAATTATCAGTTGTGCCATGCAAACTTGCTAAGTCAGGTTAAGAGAAGTCGTTTAAGATGACTACCTGATAACAAAGAATAAGATCCCCAGGAAGCACACCAACACATTCTGTGGCTATACATGGGACAGAACGCAGTCTCACAGATTTACAAACATTAATCCATTCTTCCTCCTCAGCCCCAAATCCAGAAAACCAAACTTGTACTTCCTGAATAGAAAAAACAAGTAATTGTAAGTGCAGTTTGCATAATGCGCAGGTAGCGACCCACTATGGAGAGTGACTAAACACTCCCGGACATGAGCATTACACAATTGTCGAAAAATGAGCGAGCCTAGTTATCGCCCTCAATTGCAAAAAGAAGCGCAGACCACCCTAAACTGGTTTTCACAGTAATCTTTGCCAAATTGGCAGCGATATCAACAAATCTGCTTTTTATTCCTCTACGTACATCTCTTGTCAACCCATACTCAAGTAGAATCACAAGGCCCACAGCCACTTGCACAACAACAATCACATGTTCCCCGTAGGACTCGATGGGTTTGAGCAACACTGCACCAACCCTTGGGTGCCCGCCAAACATATTTGCCCTCCATAGTTGCTACATACACTAAAGATTACACATAAAACAATACTACTATTCCTGCTGTAATTCGCCATTAATATCTGGAAGAAAGAATTGCTAGGATTATGGCAAATCATCAAACTGACATGAAAACAGCCAATGTCGTCTGATTCGATTCAGTactttagtaccatcttgtaaaagtGTAGAGAAGGATGGACTTATAGTTGCCCAACACACAGGACTTCTATAACATGTTCtgtaatataagatgttattagaCCAAGTTATGAGTACATTTGTTGTAATAACATGTTCTATtattggatggagggagtacataatacatGTGTTGACAATGATTGAATACCAATACGGTTCCTGCTATAAGAAGTGCTAGGGCACCCGATGCCATCCAACTACAGATTGACGAGAATCGTCTCTAGCTTTAGTGCTAGCAAAGTGCTTGACTAAAGAATGGCAGAAGTGAATTTAGTAACATGAATCATATTTAATAAGAAGTTGCCTTTTTCATAAATTTGGTGCTAGGAAATGAAATTACCTGGTCTCCCGTTTCAGAAAGCCTGCAGGACTGAATGGCAGCAACATCGTACCTGTAACAACAAAGATTGGTCATGCATTAAAACAGAAAGGTTTCAAGCAATTAACCCACACCCACCACACACACATGATGAAAGTTAAATGACATACACAAAAACAGACCACATGTGACATCGATCggcagaaaagaagaaagaaagcaGGAAATATGTATATCTGCTGCATACCATGCACCATTTCTTGGTGACTTTGCTTCAAGCTGGACCAGGCCACCATCGGAAGAAGTATTTCCTGATTGGTAACGACAGTATGAATAATCCATAGTCCACATGATACATGGTATGTGTTTGGTCGGTTACAAAACATAAATCTTGTAAACAACCAACAATAAAATTCTCAATAAAAGTAACGGACGGGCGGATGAAGAGCGCAGCACCTGCGTTGGAAGGGCAAGAGGACTGAACCCAGTAGGAAGCTGGGTGCTGTGCCTCAGCTCCCGTGGGCAGCATCTTCCCTCGTGCTGGCGGCCGCTCACCCCTCCTCTTCTGCGTGTACCTCCGGTTCTGGAACCAGGTGTGCACCTGCGCGTGCCGACCCACACGAACCCACATATATAGATCGGAATTAGAAAATATGGCCGGATGTTGAGCAACTGTAAGGGAAATTGTACTACGTACCTGCTTGTACTGGACGGGGACCTTGCCGTTGCCGGAGCGGTGGGAGGAGGTGTTGAATTCGTCGGTCAGGGCCTGGATGACGGGACGCTGCGGCATGGCGTTGAGGTCACGGAGGACCTCCTCCATCTTGGCGACCTCCCTGTGCGTGAACCGGAACACGAGCCTCGGCGGTAGCCCCGTCATCCTAACCTCT from Triticum dicoccoides isolate Atlit2015 ecotype Zavitan chromosome 6A, WEW_v2.0, whole genome shotgun sequence encodes:
- the LOC119314843 gene encoding protein SAWADEE HOMEODOMAIN HOMOLOG 2-like, giving the protein MTGLPPRLVFRFTHREVAKMEEVLRDLNAMPQRPVIQALTDEFNTSSHRSGNGKVPVQYKQVHTWFQNRRYTQKRRGERPPARGKMLPTGAEAQHPASYWVQSSCPSNAGNTSSDGGLVQLEAKSPRNGAWYDVAAIQSCRLSETGDQEVQVWFSGFGAEEEEWINVCKSVRLRSVPCIATECVGVLPGDLILCYQEGKEQALYFDAHVLEVERRTHDIRGCRCSFLVRYDHDHSEEIVPLRKVCRRPSSDVKIDIVIDHSLAEKKAQKPHKRMDMNPDEVTVVPSPPYQGGPSDNLAASLLVMPDGTHNDSVADVQMGDTEAAP